In Gemmobacter sp. 24YEA27, a genomic segment contains:
- a CDS encoding TCR/Tet family MFS transporter, producing MPADSPPFAAEPAPSPSSQPSPGPASKHAVTFVLITVFLDMIGFGIIMPVLPRLIEEVGHVGLDRASEIGGWMFAAFAVSQFICSPLAGNLSDRFGRRPLLLLAVFGLGADFLLSAWAPTLFWLFVGRVLAGVCGSSWVIANAYIADVTAPEDRARAFGLMGAAFGVGFVIGPAIGGLLGEIGTRIPFIVAACVSFLNFTYGWFVLPESLSPAKRRRFELARANPFGAFRVFRTYPGAVPLCVVLFVFFFASSVYPAIWTFWGMAKFGWSEGMVGLTLAVFGLVMAGFQGGLTGVFVRRFGEHRTALIGLVCASIAATGYGLAGGLGVVVFLMFVHGPEGLVHPMIMAIMSRQVPENAQGELQGGISAITNIAMLFGTVFFSQIFGHFMAEGREWQSPDVAYWVAGACLALALVLFIWLTGTTGRSATGRDTVKAADR from the coding sequence ATGCCCGCCGACAGCCCGCCCTTTGCCGCCGAACCTGCGCCCTCGCCATCCTCGCAGCCTTCGCCCGGACCCGCCTCGAAACATGCGGTCACCTTTGTTCTGATCACGGTTTTTCTGGACATGATCGGCTTTGGTATCATCATGCCGGTCCTGCCGCGGCTGATCGAAGAGGTGGGCCATGTCGGGCTTGACCGTGCCTCAGAGATCGGGGGCTGGATGTTTGCGGCCTTTGCGGTCTCGCAATTCATCTGCTCGCCGCTGGCGGGGAACCTGTCCGACCGCTTTGGCCGCAGGCCGCTTCTGTTGTTGGCGGTGTTCGGGCTGGGGGCGGACTTCCTGCTTTCGGCCTGGGCGCCGACGCTGTTCTGGCTGTTTGTCGGGCGGGTGCTCGCCGGGGTCTGCGGCTCGAGCTGGGTCATCGCCAATGCCTATATCGCCGATGTGACCGCCCCCGAAGACCGCGCGCGCGCCTTCGGGCTGATGGGCGCGGCCTTTGGCGTGGGCTTTGTGATCGGGCCGGCGATCGGCGGCTTATTGGGAGAGATCGGCACCCGCATTCCCTTTATCGTCGCCGCCTGCGTCTCGTTCCTGAACTTCACCTATGGCTGGTTCGTGCTGCCTGAAAGCCTCAGCCCCGCAAAACGCCGCCGGTTCGAGCTGGCGCGCGCCAATCCCTTTGGCGCCTTCCGGGTCTTTCGCACCTATCCGGGGGCGGTGCCGCTCTGCGTGGTGCTCTTTGTCTTCTTCTTCGCCTCCTCGGTCTATCCGGCAATCTGGACCTTCTGGGGCATGGCGAAATTCGGCTGGTCCGAGGGCATGGTCGGGCTGACGCTGGCCGTGTTCGGCCTGGTGATGGCGGGGTTCCAGGGCGGGCTGACCGGGGTCTTCGTGCGCCGGTTTGGCGAGCATCGCACCGCACTGATCGGCCTCGTCTGCGCCAGTATCGCGGCCACAGGCTACGGGCTTGCCGGCGGGCTGGGCGTGGTGGTCTTTTTGATGTTCGTCCACGGGCCCGAGGGCCTGGTGCATCCGATGATCATGGCGATCATGTCCCGCCAGGTGCCCGAAAACGCACAGGGCGAGTTGCAGGGCGGTATTTCCGCCATCACCAATATCGCCATGCTGTTCGGCACGGTTTTCTTCTCGCAGATCTTCGGGCATTTCATGGCCGAGGGCCGCGAATGGCAATCGCCGGATGTGGCCTATTGGGTGGCAGGGGCCTGCCTCGCGCTTGCGCTTGTGCTGTTCATATGGCTGACAGGGACGACGGGGCGGAGCGCGACGGGGCGCGACACAGTAAAGGCAGCAGATAGATGA
- the ptsP gene encoding phosphoenolpyruvate--protein phosphotransferase, translating to MPERTESESRRLLRRLRDVLAMPGKGQDRLDRITHLIADSMATEVCSIYLFRDEETLELFATEGLKKSAVHKTRMRLGEGLVGRVARTGLPVNTADAPAEKGFRFMPETGEEIFSSFLGVPLQRVGEKLGVLVVQSKEARVFSEDELDALEVVAMVLAEMTELGAFAGDDGGGRPIHRQSLMFRGTSGQEGASEGKVWLHEPRVVVTNPVADDPLLEIDRIRDAVGQLRISIDDLLEAEQLDKDQKQVLEAYRMFAHSRGWLKRMEEDITLGLSAEAAVEKEQSAARARLEQVPDAYLRERLQDLDDLSNRLLRILTGQGADTGAAMPENPILIARNIGPAELLEYGRRLKGVVLEEGSVGSHAAIVARALSIPLVIHAERISAEALNGDNILVDGDQGIVHLRPDETVSRAFRDKIAMQAEAQKRYASLKGLPAQAKCGAVISLMMNAGLMADLPSLEGSGAEGVGLFRTELQFLIRNKMPKRAELASLYTRVLEAAGGRRVAFRTLDIGSDKVLPYMKPNDEPNPAMGWRAIRVGLDKPGVLRMQMQALIRAAAGRPLTVMFPFVAEYGEFMQARAQVLGEIHREKSLGHPVPETLEIGAMCETPSLVFAPKAFFDQVDFVSVGGNDLKQFFFAADRENERVRKRYDTLNVSFLTFLEQIIARCAETETPLSFCGEDAGRPVEALVLAALGFRSLSMRPASVGPVKSLIRSVDLGEVRAVIEAGRAAGDETIRPRLMAWLATQPA from the coding sequence ATGCCCGAACGGACCGAGAGTGAGAGCCGCAGGCTGCTGCGGCGGTTGCGCGATGTGCTTGCCATGCCTGGAAAAGGCCAGGACAGGCTGGATCGCATCACCCATCTGATCGCCGATTCCATGGCGACCGAGGTCTGTTCGATCTATCTGTTCCGCGATGAGGAAACGCTTGAGCTGTTCGCCACCGAAGGGCTGAAGAAATCCGCGGTCCACAAGACGCGGATGCGGCTGGGCGAGGGGCTGGTGGGGCGCGTGGCGCGCACCGGTCTGCCGGTGAACACCGCCGATGCGCCCGCGGAAAAAGGCTTCCGTTTCATGCCCGAGACCGGCGAAGAGATCTTTTCGTCTTTCCTCGGCGTGCCGTTGCAGCGTGTGGGTGAGAAGCTGGGCGTGCTGGTCGTGCAGTCGAAAGAGGCGCGGGTGTTTTCCGAGGACGAGCTGGATGCGCTGGAAGTGGTGGCCATGGTGCTCGCCGAGATGACGGAACTGGGTGCCTTTGCCGGCGATGATGGCGGCGGGCGCCCGATCCACCGCCAGTCGCTGATGTTTCGCGGCACCTCCGGCCAGGAGGGCGCCTCCGAGGGCAAGGTCTGGCTGCATGAGCCGCGGGTGGTGGTGACGAACCCGGTCGCCGATGATCCTTTGCTGGAAATCGACCGGATCCGCGATGCGGTGGGGCAGCTCCGCATTTCGATCGATGACCTGCTGGAGGCCGAGCAGCTTGACAAGGACCAGAAGCAGGTTCTGGAAGCCTATCGCATGTTCGCCCATTCGCGCGGCTGGCTGAAACGGATGGAGGAAGACATCACCCTGGGCCTTTCGGCCGAGGCGGCGGTTGAAAAAGAACAATCGGCGGCGCGGGCGCGGCTGGAACAGGTGCCGGATGCCTACCTGCGTGAACGTTTGCAGGATCTTGACGATCTGTCGAACCGGCTCCTCAGGATCCTGACCGGGCAGGGCGCGGATACGGGCGCGGCGATGCCGGAAAACCCGATCCTGATTGCCCGCAATATAGGCCCGGCGGAACTGCTGGAATATGGCCGCCGGCTGAAAGGCGTGGTGCTCGAGGAAGGGTCGGTCGGCTCTCATGCTGCGATTGTCGCGCGCGCGCTGTCGATCCCGCTGGTGATCCATGCCGAAAGGATCAGCGCCGAGGCACTTAATGGTGATAATATCCTGGTGGATGGTGATCAGGGTATCGTGCATCTTCGGCCCGATGAGACCGTTTCGCGCGCCTTCCGGGACAAGATCGCTATGCAGGCCGAAGCCCAGAAACGCTATGCCTCGCTGAAAGGCCTGCCGGCGCAGGCGAAATGCGGCGCGGTGATCTCGTTGATGATGAATGCCGGGCTGATGGCAGATCTGCCGAGCCTTGAGGGATCGGGCGCCGAAGGGGTCGGGCTGTTCCGCACCGAATTGCAGTTCCTGATCCGCAACAAGATGCCGAAACGGGCCGAGCTCGCCTCGCTTTACACCCGCGTGCTGGAAGCGGCCGGCGGGCGGCGGGTCGCGTTCAGGACACTGGATATCGGGTCGGACAAGGTGCTGCCCTATATGAAGCCGAATGACGAGCCGAACCCCGCGATGGGCTGGCGCGCGATCCGGGTGGGGCTGGATAAGCCGGGCGTTTTGCGAATGCAGATGCAGGCGCTGATCCGGGCGGCGGCGGGGCGGCCTCTGACCGTGATGTTCCCCTTTGTCGCGGAATATGGTGAGTTCATGCAGGCGCGCGCCCAGGTCCTGGGCGAGATCCACCGTGAGAAATCGCTGGGCCATCCGGTGCCGGAGACGCTCGAGATCGGGGCAATGTGCGAGACTCCCTCGCTGGTTTTCGCGCCGAAGGCGTTTTTTGACCAGGTGGATTTTGTCTCGGTCGGAGGCAATGACCTGAAACAGTTCTTCTTTGCGGCAGATCGCGAGAATGAACGGGTGCGCAAACGCTATGACACGCTGAATGTCAGTTTCCTGACCTTCCTTGAGCAGATCATCGCGCGCTGCGCCGAGACCGAGACACCCTTGTCGTTTTGCGGCGAGGATGCCGGGCGGCCAGTCGAGGCACTGGTTTTGGCGGCGCTTGGCTTCCGGTCGCTGTCGATGCGGCCAGCCTCGGTCGGGCCGGTCAAGTCGCTGATCCGCAGTGTCGATCTGGGCGAGGTGCGGGCGGTGATCGAGGCGGGGCGTGCGGCGGGGGATGAAACGATCCGGCCGCGGCTGATGGCCTGGCTGGCGACACAGCCGGCCTGA